The Bombus terrestris chromosome 9, iyBomTerr1.2, whole genome shotgun sequence genome contains a region encoding:
- the LOC100645012 gene encoding probable beta-hexosaminidase fdl isoform X2 — MKRNFEIKVQTSKKLFLRKKLSRMVGSVPSGWMRKILLFLVLMTGVLLIAMYAHAPPLASLQPFSSRRLKELQRGLVTFLVGNESTKKPEERLYEYLEEPRTFQSPWSWACVAGRCERRAVRSSRTSLASCIALCGGNTRLLWPRPTGNVFLGEDSVIIHLQQIQFVTVNTSDQETKNLLEHAKDVFIGNIRSLMKVPNAKSRSGVDMFVVYLSAGNGRAIGPNLDTDESYTLELMPKGKILEARISGKSFFGARHGLETLGQMIWWDESAGREGALRVLSRASVEDKPTFPYRGLLVDTGRQFFPIERLKRVIDGMAASKLNTFHWHLSDSQSFPFDSAQFPEMARWGAYSGDQIYTPDDVKDLADYARIRGIRVLIEIDSPAHAGAGWQWGTEYGYGELALCVDQQPWSSYCGEPNCGQLNPINEHTYRILEGLYRELLDLTEIRDIVHLGGDEVNLDCWAQYGNITAAMQAQNMTDHHAMWAEFETKMLQRLVKANHDETPKAVILWSSPLTKRPYITMYFDPKIHVIQSWGGSNWPETLDLLEDGFRVILSHVDTWYLDCGFGKWREIGEAACGEYRTWQTVYNHRPWRDYAQQHFSLVLGGEAAIWSEQTGDASLGPRLWPRASALAERLWSDMPTNGYSTDESVYTRLAAHMELLTSRGLKTEAMWPQWCSQNPGKCL, encoded by the exons atgaaaagaaacttCGAAATCAAGGTACAGACATCAAAGAAGCTGTTCCTCCGAAAAAA ACTGTCGAGGATGGTAGGCAGCGTACCGAGCGGATGGATGAGGAAGATCCTCCTCTTCCTGGTCCTGATGACCGGGGTCCTCCTCATCGCCATGTACGCGCACGCTCCGCCGCTTGCTTCTCTCCAACCGTTCTCGTCACGACG ACTGAAGGAGTTGCAACGAGGCTTGGTTACTTTCCTGGTCGGTAATGAAAGCACGAAGAAACCCGAGGAACGGCTCTACGAGTATCTGGAAGAGCCTAG AACGTTTCAGAGTCCGTGGTCCTGGGCCTGCGTCGCTGGAAGATGCGAGAGGAGAGCGGTCAGATCTTCGAGGACCTCATTGGCCAGCTGTATCGCCCTCTGCGGCGGAAACACCAGGCTTCTCTGGCCCAGACCAACCGGAAACGTGTTCCTGGGCGAAGATAGCGTGATCATACATCTGCAGCAAATCCAATTCGTCACGGTGAACACTAGCGACCAGGAGACGAAGAATCTGTTGGAGCACGCCAAGGATGTTTTCATCG GTAACATAAGAAGCCTGATGAAGGTGCCAAACGCGAAAAGCAGATCCGGGGTGGACATGTTCGTCGTCTACCTATCCGCCGGAAATGGCAGAGCGATAGGGCCGAACTTAGACACGGACGAGTCGTATACCCTGGAGCTGATGCCTAAGGGGAAGATTCTCGAAGCTAGAATAAGCGGAAAAAGTTTCTTCGGCGCCAGACACGGTTTGGAAACGCTTGGCCAAATGATCTGGTGGGACGAGTCTGCCGGAAGGGAAGGTGCCTTGCGAGTATTATCTCGCGCTTCCGTCGAGGACAAGCCAACGTTCCCCTACAGAGGTTTGCTGGTCGATACGGGAAGACAGTTCTTTCCCATCGAGCGACTGAAACGTGTGATCGACGGAATGGCGGCATCGAAGTTGAACACTTTCCATTGGCACCTATCAGACTCGCAGAGCTTCCCCTTCGATTCAGCCCAGTTCCCCGAAATGGCCAGATGGGGCGCTTACAGCGGAGATCAGATCTATACGCCCGACGATGTGAAGGATCTCGCGGATTACGCGAGGATCCGCGGCATCAGGGTACTCATCGAGATCGACTCTCCGGCACATGCTGGCGCTGGCTGGCAATGGG GGACGGAGTACGGTTACGGGGAGCTGGCTCTCTGCGTTGATCAGCAGCCATGGTCGTCGTATTGCGGCGAGCCGAATTGCGGCCAGTTGAATCCTATCAACGAGCACACCTATCGAATATTAGAGGGGCTGTACAGGGAGCTTCTGGACCTGACCGAAATTCGGGACATCGTGCACCTTGGCGGGGACGAGGTGAACCTGGATTGTTGGGCACAGTACGGAAACATCACGGCCGCGATGCAAGCACAGAACATGACCGATCACCATGCTATGTGGGCCGAATTCGAAACGAAGATGTTGCAAAGGTTGGTGAAGGCCAACCACGATGAAACGCCAAAGGCTGTGATTCTGTGGAGTTCCCCGCTGACAAAGAGACCTTACATCACCATGTACTTCGATCCAAAGATTCACGTGATCCAATCATGGGGAGGTAGCAACTGGCCGGAGACACTGGATCTTCTAGAAGACGGTTTCAGAGTGATTCTTTCTCACGTGGACACGTGGTATCTGGATTGTGGATTTGGAAAATGGAGGGAGATCGGAGAGGCCGCCTGTGGCGAGTATCGTACCTGGCAAACTGTTTACAATCATCGACCTTGGAGAGATTACGCCCAGCAACATTTTAGCCTCGTTTTGGGCGGAGAGGCAGCTATCTGGAGCGAGCAGACCGGCGACGCGTCCTTGGGACCTCGACTATGGCCCAGGGCATCTGCTCTCGCTGAGAGATTATG GAGCGACATGCCAACCAACGGCTACTCGACAGACGAAAGCGTGTATACGAGGCTAGCCGCACACATGGAGCTTCTAACTAGCCGTGGATTGAAAACAGAAGCCATGTGGCCGCAGTGGTGTTCCCAGAATCCCGGCAAATGTCTCTGA
- the LOC100645012 gene encoding probable beta-hexosaminidase fdl isoform X3 has product MLRHTEYRLPFSLKTNNYSVLDTFLRNYVRRLSRMVGSVPSGWMRKILLFLVLMTGVLLIAMYAHAPPLASLQPFSSRRTFQSPWSWACVAGRCERRAVRSSRTSLASCIALCGGNTRLLWPRPTGNVFLGEDSVIIHLQQIQFVTVNTSDQETKNLLEHAKDVFIGNIRSLMKVPNAKSRSGVDMFVVYLSAGNGRAIGPNLDTDESYTLELMPKGKILEARISGKSFFGARHGLETLGQMIWWDESAGREGALRVLSRASVEDKPTFPYRGLLVDTGRQFFPIERLKRVIDGMAASKLNTFHWHLSDSQSFPFDSAQFPEMARWGAYSGDQIYTPDDVKDLADYARIRGIRVLIEIDSPAHAGAGWQWGTEYGYGELALCVDQQPWSSYCGEPNCGQLNPINEHTYRILEGLYRELLDLTEIRDIVHLGGDEVNLDCWAQYGNITAAMQAQNMTDHHAMWAEFETKMLQRLVKANHDETPKAVILWSSPLTKRPYITMYFDPKIHVIQSWGGSNWPETLDLLEDGFRVILSHVDTWYLDCGFGKWREIGEAACGEYRTWQTVYNHRPWRDYAQQHFSLVLGGEAAIWSEQTGDASLGPRLWPRASALAERLWSDMPTNGYSTDESVYTRLAAHMELLTSRGLKTEAMWPQWCSQNPGKCL; this is encoded by the exons ATGCTTCGACATACGGAATACCGTTTGCCGTTTTCATTGAAAACGAACAATTACTCCGTACTCGATACTTTCTTACGGAATTATGTGCGAAG ACTGTCGAGGATGGTAGGCAGCGTACCGAGCGGATGGATGAGGAAGATCCTCCTCTTCCTGGTCCTGATGACCGGGGTCCTCCTCATCGCCATGTACGCGCACGCTCCGCCGCTTGCTTCTCTCCAACCGTTCTCGTCACGACG AACGTTTCAGAGTCCGTGGTCCTGGGCCTGCGTCGCTGGAAGATGCGAGAGGAGAGCGGTCAGATCTTCGAGGACCTCATTGGCCAGCTGTATCGCCCTCTGCGGCGGAAACACCAGGCTTCTCTGGCCCAGACCAACCGGAAACGTGTTCCTGGGCGAAGATAGCGTGATCATACATCTGCAGCAAATCCAATTCGTCACGGTGAACACTAGCGACCAGGAGACGAAGAATCTGTTGGAGCACGCCAAGGATGTTTTCATCG GTAACATAAGAAGCCTGATGAAGGTGCCAAACGCGAAAAGCAGATCCGGGGTGGACATGTTCGTCGTCTACCTATCCGCCGGAAATGGCAGAGCGATAGGGCCGAACTTAGACACGGACGAGTCGTATACCCTGGAGCTGATGCCTAAGGGGAAGATTCTCGAAGCTAGAATAAGCGGAAAAAGTTTCTTCGGCGCCAGACACGGTTTGGAAACGCTTGGCCAAATGATCTGGTGGGACGAGTCTGCCGGAAGGGAAGGTGCCTTGCGAGTATTATCTCGCGCTTCCGTCGAGGACAAGCCAACGTTCCCCTACAGAGGTTTGCTGGTCGATACGGGAAGACAGTTCTTTCCCATCGAGCGACTGAAACGTGTGATCGACGGAATGGCGGCATCGAAGTTGAACACTTTCCATTGGCACCTATCAGACTCGCAGAGCTTCCCCTTCGATTCAGCCCAGTTCCCCGAAATGGCCAGATGGGGCGCTTACAGCGGAGATCAGATCTATACGCCCGACGATGTGAAGGATCTCGCGGATTACGCGAGGATCCGCGGCATCAGGGTACTCATCGAGATCGACTCTCCGGCACATGCTGGCGCTGGCTGGCAATGGG GGACGGAGTACGGTTACGGGGAGCTGGCTCTCTGCGTTGATCAGCAGCCATGGTCGTCGTATTGCGGCGAGCCGAATTGCGGCCAGTTGAATCCTATCAACGAGCACACCTATCGAATATTAGAGGGGCTGTACAGGGAGCTTCTGGACCTGACCGAAATTCGGGACATCGTGCACCTTGGCGGGGACGAGGTGAACCTGGATTGTTGGGCACAGTACGGAAACATCACGGCCGCGATGCAAGCACAGAACATGACCGATCACCATGCTATGTGGGCCGAATTCGAAACGAAGATGTTGCAAAGGTTGGTGAAGGCCAACCACGATGAAACGCCAAAGGCTGTGATTCTGTGGAGTTCCCCGCTGACAAAGAGACCTTACATCACCATGTACTTCGATCCAAAGATTCACGTGATCCAATCATGGGGAGGTAGCAACTGGCCGGAGACACTGGATCTTCTAGAAGACGGTTTCAGAGTGATTCTTTCTCACGTGGACACGTGGTATCTGGATTGTGGATTTGGAAAATGGAGGGAGATCGGAGAGGCCGCCTGTGGCGAGTATCGTACCTGGCAAACTGTTTACAATCATCGACCTTGGAGAGATTACGCCCAGCAACATTTTAGCCTCGTTTTGGGCGGAGAGGCAGCTATCTGGAGCGAGCAGACCGGCGACGCGTCCTTGGGACCTCGACTATGGCCCAGGGCATCTGCTCTCGCTGAGAGATTATG GAGCGACATGCCAACCAACGGCTACTCGACAGACGAAAGCGTGTATACGAGGCTAGCCGCACACATGGAGCTTCTAACTAGCCGTGGATTGAAAACAGAAGCCATGTGGCCGCAGTGGTGTTCCCAGAATCCCGGCAAATGTCTCTGA
- the LOC100645012 gene encoding probable beta-hexosaminidase fdl isoform X1 produces the protein MLRHTEYRLPFSLKTNNYSVLDTFLRNYVRRLSRMVGSVPSGWMRKILLFLVLMTGVLLIAMYAHAPPLASLQPFSSRRLKELQRGLVTFLVGNESTKKPEERLYEYLEEPRTFQSPWSWACVAGRCERRAVRSSRTSLASCIALCGGNTRLLWPRPTGNVFLGEDSVIIHLQQIQFVTVNTSDQETKNLLEHAKDVFIGNIRSLMKVPNAKSRSGVDMFVVYLSAGNGRAIGPNLDTDESYTLELMPKGKILEARISGKSFFGARHGLETLGQMIWWDESAGREGALRVLSRASVEDKPTFPYRGLLVDTGRQFFPIERLKRVIDGMAASKLNTFHWHLSDSQSFPFDSAQFPEMARWGAYSGDQIYTPDDVKDLADYARIRGIRVLIEIDSPAHAGAGWQWGTEYGYGELALCVDQQPWSSYCGEPNCGQLNPINEHTYRILEGLYRELLDLTEIRDIVHLGGDEVNLDCWAQYGNITAAMQAQNMTDHHAMWAEFETKMLQRLVKANHDETPKAVILWSSPLTKRPYITMYFDPKIHVIQSWGGSNWPETLDLLEDGFRVILSHVDTWYLDCGFGKWREIGEAACGEYRTWQTVYNHRPWRDYAQQHFSLVLGGEAAIWSEQTGDASLGPRLWPRASALAERLWSDMPTNGYSTDESVYTRLAAHMELLTSRGLKTEAMWPQWCSQNPGKCL, from the exons ATGCTTCGACATACGGAATACCGTTTGCCGTTTTCATTGAAAACGAACAATTACTCCGTACTCGATACTTTCTTACGGAATTATGTGCGAAG ACTGTCGAGGATGGTAGGCAGCGTACCGAGCGGATGGATGAGGAAGATCCTCCTCTTCCTGGTCCTGATGACCGGGGTCCTCCTCATCGCCATGTACGCGCACGCTCCGCCGCTTGCTTCTCTCCAACCGTTCTCGTCACGACG ACTGAAGGAGTTGCAACGAGGCTTGGTTACTTTCCTGGTCGGTAATGAAAGCACGAAGAAACCCGAGGAACGGCTCTACGAGTATCTGGAAGAGCCTAG AACGTTTCAGAGTCCGTGGTCCTGGGCCTGCGTCGCTGGAAGATGCGAGAGGAGAGCGGTCAGATCTTCGAGGACCTCATTGGCCAGCTGTATCGCCCTCTGCGGCGGAAACACCAGGCTTCTCTGGCCCAGACCAACCGGAAACGTGTTCCTGGGCGAAGATAGCGTGATCATACATCTGCAGCAAATCCAATTCGTCACGGTGAACACTAGCGACCAGGAGACGAAGAATCTGTTGGAGCACGCCAAGGATGTTTTCATCG GTAACATAAGAAGCCTGATGAAGGTGCCAAACGCGAAAAGCAGATCCGGGGTGGACATGTTCGTCGTCTACCTATCCGCCGGAAATGGCAGAGCGATAGGGCCGAACTTAGACACGGACGAGTCGTATACCCTGGAGCTGATGCCTAAGGGGAAGATTCTCGAAGCTAGAATAAGCGGAAAAAGTTTCTTCGGCGCCAGACACGGTTTGGAAACGCTTGGCCAAATGATCTGGTGGGACGAGTCTGCCGGAAGGGAAGGTGCCTTGCGAGTATTATCTCGCGCTTCCGTCGAGGACAAGCCAACGTTCCCCTACAGAGGTTTGCTGGTCGATACGGGAAGACAGTTCTTTCCCATCGAGCGACTGAAACGTGTGATCGACGGAATGGCGGCATCGAAGTTGAACACTTTCCATTGGCACCTATCAGACTCGCAGAGCTTCCCCTTCGATTCAGCCCAGTTCCCCGAAATGGCCAGATGGGGCGCTTACAGCGGAGATCAGATCTATACGCCCGACGATGTGAAGGATCTCGCGGATTACGCGAGGATCCGCGGCATCAGGGTACTCATCGAGATCGACTCTCCGGCACATGCTGGCGCTGGCTGGCAATGGG GGACGGAGTACGGTTACGGGGAGCTGGCTCTCTGCGTTGATCAGCAGCCATGGTCGTCGTATTGCGGCGAGCCGAATTGCGGCCAGTTGAATCCTATCAACGAGCACACCTATCGAATATTAGAGGGGCTGTACAGGGAGCTTCTGGACCTGACCGAAATTCGGGACATCGTGCACCTTGGCGGGGACGAGGTGAACCTGGATTGTTGGGCACAGTACGGAAACATCACGGCCGCGATGCAAGCACAGAACATGACCGATCACCATGCTATGTGGGCCGAATTCGAAACGAAGATGTTGCAAAGGTTGGTGAAGGCCAACCACGATGAAACGCCAAAGGCTGTGATTCTGTGGAGTTCCCCGCTGACAAAGAGACCTTACATCACCATGTACTTCGATCCAAAGATTCACGTGATCCAATCATGGGGAGGTAGCAACTGGCCGGAGACACTGGATCTTCTAGAAGACGGTTTCAGAGTGATTCTTTCTCACGTGGACACGTGGTATCTGGATTGTGGATTTGGAAAATGGAGGGAGATCGGAGAGGCCGCCTGTGGCGAGTATCGTACCTGGCAAACTGTTTACAATCATCGACCTTGGAGAGATTACGCCCAGCAACATTTTAGCCTCGTTTTGGGCGGAGAGGCAGCTATCTGGAGCGAGCAGACCGGCGACGCGTCCTTGGGACCTCGACTATGGCCCAGGGCATCTGCTCTCGCTGAGAGATTATG GAGCGACATGCCAACCAACGGCTACTCGACAGACGAAAGCGTGTATACGAGGCTAGCCGCACACATGGAGCTTCTAACTAGCCGTGGATTGAAAACAGAAGCCATGTGGCCGCAGTGGTGTTCCCAGAATCCCGGCAAATGTCTCTGA
- the LOC100645012 gene encoding probable beta-hexosaminidase fdl isoform X4: MVGSVPSGWMRKILLFLVLMTGVLLIAMYAHAPPLASLQPFSSRRLKELQRGLVTFLVGNESTKKPEERLYEYLEEPRTFQSPWSWACVAGRCERRAVRSSRTSLASCIALCGGNTRLLWPRPTGNVFLGEDSVIIHLQQIQFVTVNTSDQETKNLLEHAKDVFIGNIRSLMKVPNAKSRSGVDMFVVYLSAGNGRAIGPNLDTDESYTLELMPKGKILEARISGKSFFGARHGLETLGQMIWWDESAGREGALRVLSRASVEDKPTFPYRGLLVDTGRQFFPIERLKRVIDGMAASKLNTFHWHLSDSQSFPFDSAQFPEMARWGAYSGDQIYTPDDVKDLADYARIRGIRVLIEIDSPAHAGAGWQWGTEYGYGELALCVDQQPWSSYCGEPNCGQLNPINEHTYRILEGLYRELLDLTEIRDIVHLGGDEVNLDCWAQYGNITAAMQAQNMTDHHAMWAEFETKMLQRLVKANHDETPKAVILWSSPLTKRPYITMYFDPKIHVIQSWGGSNWPETLDLLEDGFRVILSHVDTWYLDCGFGKWREIGEAACGEYRTWQTVYNHRPWRDYAQQHFSLVLGGEAAIWSEQTGDASLGPRLWPRASALAERLWSDMPTNGYSTDESVYTRLAAHMELLTSRGLKTEAMWPQWCSQNPGKCL, from the exons ATGGTAGGCAGCGTACCGAGCGGATGGATGAGGAAGATCCTCCTCTTCCTGGTCCTGATGACCGGGGTCCTCCTCATCGCCATGTACGCGCACGCTCCGCCGCTTGCTTCTCTCCAACCGTTCTCGTCACGACG ACTGAAGGAGTTGCAACGAGGCTTGGTTACTTTCCTGGTCGGTAATGAAAGCACGAAGAAACCCGAGGAACGGCTCTACGAGTATCTGGAAGAGCCTAG AACGTTTCAGAGTCCGTGGTCCTGGGCCTGCGTCGCTGGAAGATGCGAGAGGAGAGCGGTCAGATCTTCGAGGACCTCATTGGCCAGCTGTATCGCCCTCTGCGGCGGAAACACCAGGCTTCTCTGGCCCAGACCAACCGGAAACGTGTTCCTGGGCGAAGATAGCGTGATCATACATCTGCAGCAAATCCAATTCGTCACGGTGAACACTAGCGACCAGGAGACGAAGAATCTGTTGGAGCACGCCAAGGATGTTTTCATCG GTAACATAAGAAGCCTGATGAAGGTGCCAAACGCGAAAAGCAGATCCGGGGTGGACATGTTCGTCGTCTACCTATCCGCCGGAAATGGCAGAGCGATAGGGCCGAACTTAGACACGGACGAGTCGTATACCCTGGAGCTGATGCCTAAGGGGAAGATTCTCGAAGCTAGAATAAGCGGAAAAAGTTTCTTCGGCGCCAGACACGGTTTGGAAACGCTTGGCCAAATGATCTGGTGGGACGAGTCTGCCGGAAGGGAAGGTGCCTTGCGAGTATTATCTCGCGCTTCCGTCGAGGACAAGCCAACGTTCCCCTACAGAGGTTTGCTGGTCGATACGGGAAGACAGTTCTTTCCCATCGAGCGACTGAAACGTGTGATCGACGGAATGGCGGCATCGAAGTTGAACACTTTCCATTGGCACCTATCAGACTCGCAGAGCTTCCCCTTCGATTCAGCCCAGTTCCCCGAAATGGCCAGATGGGGCGCTTACAGCGGAGATCAGATCTATACGCCCGACGATGTGAAGGATCTCGCGGATTACGCGAGGATCCGCGGCATCAGGGTACTCATCGAGATCGACTCTCCGGCACATGCTGGCGCTGGCTGGCAATGGG GGACGGAGTACGGTTACGGGGAGCTGGCTCTCTGCGTTGATCAGCAGCCATGGTCGTCGTATTGCGGCGAGCCGAATTGCGGCCAGTTGAATCCTATCAACGAGCACACCTATCGAATATTAGAGGGGCTGTACAGGGAGCTTCTGGACCTGACCGAAATTCGGGACATCGTGCACCTTGGCGGGGACGAGGTGAACCTGGATTGTTGGGCACAGTACGGAAACATCACGGCCGCGATGCAAGCACAGAACATGACCGATCACCATGCTATGTGGGCCGAATTCGAAACGAAGATGTTGCAAAGGTTGGTGAAGGCCAACCACGATGAAACGCCAAAGGCTGTGATTCTGTGGAGTTCCCCGCTGACAAAGAGACCTTACATCACCATGTACTTCGATCCAAAGATTCACGTGATCCAATCATGGGGAGGTAGCAACTGGCCGGAGACACTGGATCTTCTAGAAGACGGTTTCAGAGTGATTCTTTCTCACGTGGACACGTGGTATCTGGATTGTGGATTTGGAAAATGGAGGGAGATCGGAGAGGCCGCCTGTGGCGAGTATCGTACCTGGCAAACTGTTTACAATCATCGACCTTGGAGAGATTACGCCCAGCAACATTTTAGCCTCGTTTTGGGCGGAGAGGCAGCTATCTGGAGCGAGCAGACCGGCGACGCGTCCTTGGGACCTCGACTATGGCCCAGGGCATCTGCTCTCGCTGAGAGATTATG GAGCGACATGCCAACCAACGGCTACTCGACAGACGAAAGCGTGTATACGAGGCTAGCCGCACACATGGAGCTTCTAACTAGCCGTGGATTGAAAACAGAAGCCATGTGGCCGCAGTGGTGTTCCCAGAATCCCGGCAAATGTCTCTGA
- the LOC100652126 gene encoding secretin receptor, with product MRWIDGRIQIDQNITSQNATLQLHHCPPHFDGILCWSYTEASTIAILPCPPENGLIYQLNPAANNLESNVRVIAMATKACLPNGQWYTNYDNIPGSNYSLCELSDEFTTRYLMETILEIDEMTDPRDYRNFESFLLAKWLPIVRLVSQIGYTTSFTMLVIAMIIFSLLRKLRNPRNRLHMHLFASFIMRAFMALIRDWIFVDGIRRTVDVVYLDEKNAFIKQRNFQTMICKGITSVWQYFIVANYSWILMEGLYLHNLVVWAFCADSSAINLYILLGWGLPVFVVVPWVIIRATIEDTFCWTTHQNPSLFLLIRIPIVISILFNFLLFLNIVRVLFIKFKTSVHLQRKKMQYSRWAKSTLVLVPLFGAHYTLFLGLSYHKDNRVELVWLFFDQFFASFQGSFVALLYCLLNIEVRTEIKRAWRIRWSKKANLCLSASRESRRRKSTRQCRQSNDYDHPTVSGTTARNALRSNDYWPNMLEIETR from the exons ATGCGATGGATTGATGGCAGAAT ACAAATAGATCAGAACATAACGTCACAAAATGCAACGTTACAACTTCACCATTGCCCGCCACATTTTGATGGGATACTTTGCTGGTCGTATACCGAAGCCTCGACCATCGCCATTCTACCTTGTCCTCCTGAAAATGGCCTGATATATCAGTTAAATCCCGCAGCGAATAATTTGGAGTCGAATGTTCGCGTTATAGCGATGGCCACGAAAGCTTGTCTTCCAAATGGTCAATGGTACACAAATTACGACAATATTCCCGGCAGTAATTACAGTTTATGCGAGTTGTCCGATGAATTCACTACTCGTTACCTCATGGAGACCATCCTGGAAATAGACGAGATGACCGATCCTCGAGACTACAGGAACTTTGAATCTTTTCTGTTGGCT AAATGGCTGCCTATCGTCAGGCTCGTCTCTCAAATCGGCTATACCACATCTTTCACTATGCTGGTTATCGCGATGATCATTTTCTCTCTACTCAG AAAACTCAGAAATCCCAGGAACAGGCTTCACATGCATCTGTTCGCTTCTTTCATAATGAGGGCGTTCATGGCACTGATCAGAGATTGGATCTTCGTCGATGGCATTAGACGAACAGTGGACGTTGTTTATCTGGACGAGAAAAACGCTTTTATCAAGCAACGAAAC TTTCAGACAATGATTTGTAAAGGTATCACCAGTGTGTGGCAGTATTTCATCGTTGCTAATTATTCTTGGATCCTGATGGAGGGTTTGTACCTGCATAATCTGGTCGTTTGGGCGTTTTGTGCGGATAGTTCAGccattaatttgtatattttactgGGCTGGG GATTACCTGTTTTCGTGGTTGTTCCTTGGGTAATAATACGAGCCACGATCGAAGACACATTTTGCTGGACCACTCACCAAAATccttctttatttcttcttataAGGATCCCCATCGTAATATCGATTTTG TTCAACTTTCTGCTGTTCCTCAACATTGTACGTGTCCTGTTCATCAAATTCAAGACGTCCGTACATTTGCAACGGAAAAAAATGCAGTACAG TAGGTGGGCCAAATCTACTTTGGTGTTGGTACCCCTGTTTGGTGCTCACTATACTCTATTTCTTGGGCTCTCCTATCACAAGGATAACCGCGTGGAACTGGTCTGGCTCTTCTTCGATCAATTCTTCGCCTCGTTCCAA GGTTCTTTCGTGGCACTGCTTTACTGTCTGCTGAACATCGAAGTTAGAACGGAAATAAAACGAGCTTGGAGGATAAGATGGTCGAAAAAAGCGAACCTCTGCTTGTCAGCGTCTCGAGAATCGAGAAGAAGAAAATCTACTCGTCAATGCAGACAATCGAACGATTATGATCATCCAACAGTCTCTGGTACCACTGCGAGAAATGCATTACGATCGAATGATTATTGGCCGAATATGCTAGAAATAGAGACAAGATAG